The Epinephelus fuscoguttatus linkage group LG7, E.fuscoguttatus.final_Chr_v1 DNA window TTTAACAATGGTTGAGCCACATTTAACTCTCTACcctaatgttaaataaatataaagaaaatagCAGGCCACAATCAAAACAAGGAACTAGCTAAAGTAAAGCTATTAGTTAGCAAACAGAAACTTAAGCTAACTTAAACAAAAGCAACCTAGCAGACGTTAAATAAAGAGTGTAGGTGAATTTAAGATGATATATAACCCTATTAGTTGAATACAGGTGAAATTACCTCATGGATTAAGCCGGTGGTTTTATACTCTGAGTAAAACTGTACGGACTGCTAGCCTTACAGTTAGAAAGGCAACACCCACCACACTGATCAGGCAACTCACAATGATGTTTTCCACTTGAAGCATGAACACACTGTTTCTCAGGTTTTAGCCTGTCAGACTGCCTCTGTAATATTACAATGAGCCTTAAAAGTGGGGGGTTATTTAATTTAAAGGCAGCTAACTAACATAAGTCAACTGAAACTAGCTACAACCCCAACTTGCAATTAGCATGAAACGTTCTTTGATTAGTTCCAACTAAGTTCGCCACCACAGCCAATTAATGCTACCCTGACCGTATTTTGGGTTTGTTTGGTGGTAAGCTACAGAACcttaaatgctttttaaaaatggtttggCCACATTTAACTCTTTGAATTAATGTTAAGTTAATATTAAGCAAATATCAGGCAACAATCAAAACAAGGAACTAGCTAATTTTAAGCTATTAGTTAGCTAACAATATGCTAACGTTTGCTACTTAAGCAAAGCAAGCTagatagctagctaatgttaaatGAAAAGCAGGCCTCTGATAAGAGTGTAGGTGAATTTAAGATGATGTATATAACCCCAAATTAGTTGATTACAGGTTAAATTACCTCATGGATTAAGCCAgtgtttttcaaactttttatGCCCAAATTACACCAAAGCACCAACAACACATTAATTTGGATGACCATCACAATATCGCCTagtgattcattttattttaatccctTTCCTAAAATGCACATGTACGTAAATGCACAtccagtgttggggagtaatgagatacatgtaactagttactagtTGTGAATAAATTTAAATGTTACTAACCAATTTCAGTtactgtgtaaaataaaatatgtaattacATGTGATTACAAAGGGGCTACATCAAAATATATTCTCTTACTGTAGGtaaaaagtttatatgtagAATGTAACATTTATTCagctgctttgcatctttttgcctGTCGCCGAATATTCTTCAGTTTTATTGCCCAGTTTAAAGCACTTATTAGAAAAGTTCAagaaaaagtaatcaaatgtaatgtTGTTACATTTAAAAGTTAGCTTCCCAACACTACGACACCCAGTTGCTAGTTGATAATGTTCATCATGTTCATACTAATGCAGTCTTATCCAAATGATCTGCAATAAATCTTGTCTCTATGAGGGTTGTAGTCCTCCAAAGTGATAATGAAGTGAAATCAGCACCTCTATAAAACACTTTCAATAGGTCAAGGTAGGATAAATTGGAGGACTGCATTAGTTTCAGCAAGGTGtgcctaataaactggcaactgagtgtaGATCTATTGTACATCTACTTAGGACAACTACTAGGATGCTCATGATAGGATATATTAAATAACATCAagacactgacagattttttgCTGGGGAAACAAGTGGATTTTTGTGACTAGTTGTAGAACAAACATTTTGTATGAGTCCAGTGTGCTATTAAATGTAAAAGCATATCGGACAAAATCCTTTTAAGGTGGCCtgtagtgaagtgtgtgatCAGAGGGCAGTGGTTAAGCAACTTGAGGTATTGATTTTATAGGCTACCGTACATTTTAGTTATTAAGTAGTTCTACTGCAGAGCCTTAAAGCTGGGTGACTCTTACACCATAAAACCGGTTGATGTGGGTTTACCCTTCACTTGTCTGTTTAGACAACACCTTTTGCGTGCTCTCTTCATTGAGAGTCTTAATCCCTTTAACTGAAGATTGGCTATTCAGGGTTCCCTAGAGAAAAATAACACCCTTGTGGGTTGCCAAGACACAGTTTATGAATACTATATATGTCCTGAGAATAAAGTAGAAGGCTGGAATGGTTGATTATTGACAGCCAATATGTGAATGATTTGCAACTTTATATCGTTAACCTTTACTTCAGTACCAGCTTGCTCAACCAACCATTGCTGAGGTGTCATGCTGGAATACGGCCAAACAGCAAAACTCAAACTCATTAAGAGACCTGTTTTTTTAACTAAATTGATAGGATCTTACATTTCACTTTGTGAATCCTAAGGTAACCCCTTATGCTGAGGTTTGTAGAGGCGAGATGAGCCATTGACATGTCCAACAATTGACGGTCTCCTTAAATTTATTGTTACTGTGTGTAAGTGTTGAGGACTTGTATTATAACACTGACTGGTTTGCACATTTTGATTAGGGTGCAGTTTTctataataaaacattaaaggaaaatTCTGCAGTGTAATTGGGGCAATTGAGCACCGTCAatgtacatccactaaaagtgcttgttttttgccactgacaggctcaggtttTTATTAGAAGAGTCTGCAaatattattatgtattatttatattttcccTTACCTTAAGTCTCACTTAAGGAGAAATCTGATTCTGAAAACTCACAAGCGGGGACTCGTTGCAGGAACACTAAGATGGGACCCTGAGTAAGAGGTGGAAAGAGGATTGCAGggaagagtttgttgtgttggagtaTAGAGAGAGTGAGTTAGTGTTATTTAAAAGATTTTCCATgcatggctgaatatttagctAATTTCAGCAACGTGGAAATGTTGCAAGATTTCATAATGAGACACTTCCTTAAGTGAGACTTGGTTACACACGCTGACACACAGCACGGACCAGTGAAAGGTGCTGAAAAACttaatttctctgtagggtcctgTTGGCAGACATttctaataacaatctgagcctgtcagtggcaaaagcaAGCACTTAAAATGGATGAAATTGATAGTGCTATTCTAGTTTGCTGCCTTTTATATCTTTATTGTGGATCTGGATTAGATCGTTTGCCTTGATTGTATGCCTTGATTATTTATTACTTAGCCTACCTATTTATATTACCTTGATTATTTATCACTGAGCATTTTATCTATTGCCACTGCAGGGCACTTTACTTGACTTGACAATGCATTCACTGTACTGTTTTCAAACCGTGTCTGGTTCAGTGTGGTAGGAGTATCTTTGTTTTCACTTGAGCTGGagaatttttgtgttttgtatttccttctgatgtgttttttgtgtcttgaTGCCTGCCGCAGATCAAATTTCCTTTGGGATAACTATTAAAGTGAAGTTGTGCACAATTCTAGGATCacattgcagcttgttttgccactgtgTTTGCAGTAAtctctctcaatactgaaccaatttttaaaactgttgtctttattagtcacttagacacaaaaacgtgGAAAAATCGGATCTAAGATGCACTTACCTAGACAAAAAATTGACAGGAGAGCTGTTCACACTTGCCCCATTGAGCCCGTGGCATTAATGTTATGATGATGCATAATATCACCATTAATGACATGCAATTGTACagacttaaaggataacttcggtatttttcaacctgggccctatttccccatgtgtatgtgcgcgtatgattcataggtacaactcgttttaaaattggttcagtattgagggaggcggatgcagccggcagccgtgAGGTAGATATAGGGGCAAATGCATCCCAtgtaagtttgcgcattaaaagtgctttttttttcgccactgaccggttcagattgccagtgctatctctgtaaatagcatactaagcgtttcccttacccttcacttgctctgggctgtgtgtgacgtcatttcacgagagctttgcttgttgctggaagaaaacagaggagccatgctgagtgCCGCTTAGAGTGGCGCTgattgtcccggagtacagttgagagttttactgcatcgattgaaaacaatggtttgtgtttgtgcttatccgaattgcaagaacaggatggcGCGCAACAcgccgtacagctttcataggctgcttttgtcggacggcgagatgctgaagttgtggctagttgtgctacaaatggatgctaacactcctctccagacactgcgccttgcagaccatcgggtctgcagtgctcacttctcccaagatgactactgccagccgaagaagagaagacatccaatcccgaaacacctcttcctcaagaaaatggctgtcccacgagtagagagagctacagacacagtggaggtaatgttaCATAAACAATGTTCGAAACACttagcatgctatttacagagatagcactggcgatctgaaccagtcagtggcggaaaaaagcacttttaatgcgcaaacttatacgggacgcatttgcccctatatctacctcgcggctgccggctgcatccacctccctcaatactgaaccaattttaaaacaagttgtacctatgaatcacacgcacacatacacatggggaaatagggcccaggttgaaaaataccgaagttatcctttaattaAGTGAGGCTACACCAGTAAATCTGCTTTTCACTGGGTGCAGACTAACTTAAGTTAGCATGATTGTGCAAGATGGAATTAAGTTAAAAGATTAACTGTCCTCTAAACCATGACCCccgctctctctttttttaaacctgcaTCACAACCTGGAGGTCTGTGTGTGGACGTCATACATTATTCAGGGGATTTTTGATGTGACACGATAAGTTATGAAAGCTTTTGACCAGAGGGAAACGTTTATTTGCCTACATGTACAATGAGGTATTTAAATGTTATGTTTTTCAAATTAGGCAGCTGCTGTCTTTCGTTATCTTGATTAAACATTTCCTCAGGCTAAGTGAGGTATTTTATATTCCAATACAATACAATTTATCCCTGTAACAGTCACAGCACAACATCACCCCTCAGGATGACATGCAGATCTAACCATACAGAAGAGTGGCCTGCAGGGCAAaacaacagaggaggaggatgcagcACGTCCAGggcacacactctcacactggCTGTCCCTATTCTGTGTCATCCTGCAGATTTTCACATCAGTACCAACTGGTCAGAGAGCAGCTCTGCTCCCTAAACAAAACGTCTCTGTGTGTCACTATGCAGCTGCAGCTTCCGACATGCCCTACTCGGATGCATGACCTAGTGTGGAGGGGCTTGGGGACTTCAGCCACAGAACAGGGGGATCATGTTTTTGAGGACGTTCATTTGTCTTGCCTCTAGTGTAGCTTTTTAATCACAGTCAAGATATTTGTACACTTAATTTAaccagttttttgttttcaccaGCTTTAGCCCAACAACAGCAGGGAGGTCTGATACACAGTGTCAATCATCCCCTCAGTGTTTCCCCTCCCCTCACTGCTTGGACTGGTCCATTTCGCATCTGAAAAAATCTGATAGTTGGAGAAGAGTTCTTCATGCCAGTGACGGCTGTAGCCTCAGCACATAGAGTACTGTAGCTCCTGGATCACCCTAAGGTAATATCTCCTACTAAGTTGTATTCTTAACCTTTAATTGGTACTATTTGTGAGACCTAGTCCTCAAAGGAAAAGTCTCAGCATCTATGCAGCTGCCTCTTTAAAAAGTACCTGTTATGTATTGATGGATGAGcatgcatttttgtgtttacCTTTTTGAAAATGCTCAAATTATTGACTATAACAGCAGCAAACATATCTTTATAATGTAGATAAGATATTTATTAAGTGTATTTTATTTGTCAACATTAACTTGTGATTTAACATCTGTTTGTTGGCTTGATATGTAGTTAAACCTTTTCTTTACAGATAACAAATGGATGAGAAAGAGCTGAGTGACCCCCTGAACAACGTGTCTCTCATCAAAGGTAACctagctgtttttttttgtgaatgacTTGTTTCGATGTTCAAATGGCTCTTAACTGACACAGCATATTTTTACTAACTGACGAtgtgaggagagagaaaaagcatGAGTCACAGTTAAGAGGAGCGCCTGAGCCGGTAAGGGCAGTCAGTTTGCTTTAGCGAGTGCTTTAGATGGCCTTGTTTAAGAGGCTGATTTCTCTAGTGTCAACAGCTTATTAGAAGATGGAGTCTCTTTGCACAGGGGGCACATCAGCTGACTGTTCGTGCCATTTAGGGAAGCTTATTAAAAGATTGCAAGTGATAGTGCAATACAGAGAGCATAGAAATCAACATGAGAAAATGTGTGAGCATATTACAGAGCGAATCAATTTTGCATGATGAATGAATTTGTAATGCTACACTGCACTTTACATAGGCAGTACAAAGCAAACAGTGTCCTCACAACAACGGCACCTCAGTCCTCTCAGAAATTATGAGGATATTTCTCAGTTTCCGTCAAAGACAGCACATTGTGGGGTTGTAAAATGATATCACTCCTGGCAGTTTTATCAGCAGTTTTATAGAGACCCACTGAATACTGTTAGACATTCAGCGTGAGCCGCGCTAACCCTCCGATTCGGTTTAAGAACGCTGTCACATTCATTGGGAAGGAAACAGACAGCGGGGTAAGATAGACCATGATGGCTTTAGCCTTCAGCACTTGTGCTAAAAAAAGACTTTCccctacatttttttcttcctatCGTCACTTGAGGCAGTGTGATGCTCAGTATCCCCCAACTAGTCAGCGAGGTATTTTTACATGCAGGCTAATCCCATTATTTGTCAGGTGTCAGCCCGTGACACTAAGTCATAACTGCCGTGATAACTAATGCTACCAAAGATAACACGTTGGACGCCCTCATCTGGAATGCTGTCTCCATCTCGTGCTCCCGGGACGACATTCATCTCTCACATGAACTGAGCATACCCCACGTACAGGAAGCCCACTCACATTCTGACTCTCACTCATGCATATGCATGCATGAGGGGACACACAACCTCATGCACACATACAGGACAGGGCACTGCCCGCCCATCCTTTGTCTGGCACACAGCAGGGTGGTCATGTGCTCAAGTCAGAGGGTGCCACCAGCCTCCAGCAGTCGTTACATACCCTTTCATTTTAGGGACATTTATCAGCGCCATCTGGTAGTGCTGTTAACaatacatgtgtgtatttctgcgGTGCGCCACGCGTGCCAGACACAATGAAATCACAGTTTTCATGACAAATGCAGCACTTCATGGCAGTGCTCTGATGTGCCCATATATGGTGCACATGCTTGACCTGTCCTGACTCTTGTTTTTCGCCTCTGCCAAATGCTCACTCCGAGATGAGGTCATCTCTTTTCCTAGCCACGGTAGATTAGGGGATCAAGATATTCACTGGGAATTGCAAAGGCCAAGTATTTGTGGAGCTTGTTTCCACGTCTAGGAAACACAACAGACCCTTGACAACGCTGGCTAGTCCATTCCCTTTGTGTACTGTTTACAATAACCTACTGTTAACAAGCAGTGTAGATGTGCCAGAGACTTGTTTGTTACTGGGTTAATGGACAATTTGGAATAAAAGCTTggttaaaaaaatgcagttgtGTCTATTTCTGGGTGAGCAATTAGTTTATGTAATGGTCCCATTTTAATATCTTGGGAAATCATCTAGTATGTCAGCCCTGGTTAAGTATTTGGGACTGAGGCAGAATTAAAATGGTGGGACTCTGAGTTATTCTTCTATTTGTATAGCAGCAAATTGCCATCATTACTGCCTGATGTGTCATCATAGTTTGAACTTTACTTTCTAACATCTCTGTGTGCACTCCAGTGACTCTGCAGGCAGATAAgacaatctttttttaaagctaGATACTCTTATGATAGGACAAAGGACCGTCTAATCTGGATAATGATTTCAGTTCTGTGTTTCATTATCAGATGACCTGACCAGGTCAAACATGGGGTCCTCTGGTGAATCAGAGAAAATCATCCAACGCTTGAATGATGAGCTTCGAGAGGCCCAGGAGCAAGCTAATACTGAGAAGCACAAATTCATGGAGCTACAAGGTAACGATACAAATGTTTGATGTTAGATTCCCACAAATCACTTGACCGACAATCACAAATGCATGAAATAAATGCCGTCATGTTTTGTAGGTATTTTGcaggaagagagaaaagaaaataagaagcaAGCTGATGAATCTgcaaaacagataaaacatCTTCAAGGTACATCTTTGTGTGTTGTGAATTAAAAAAGCTTTATCTATCCTACTTGAAATATCAACATTACTAATCTAAACACCGATCATGGTTTGGACAGCCCAGCTGCGGCAGCTCCAAGATGAAACAGACATTCTCAGAGAGCAGATAGATGTCACCTCCGGTTCACACGACGAGCTACAGAGCGCACATGATGAGGTGAAGGCGCTGAAACGTGCCTTGGAGGCAGCCACTACTGAGCGGGACCGTGATGTCGCCATTATCCAGAACAACCTGGCGACTGTCTCGAAGGATCTGGACAAATGGCGTCAGACTGCCAACAAATATGAGCGTGAGATTGAGAACCTTCAGCGTGACCTTCAACAACAGAGCAAGCAGTGGCAGAAAACTGCAGAGATACAAGGTACCAAATGGTCTAAACACACGTAACGATACATAATGTGATGATAATAGCTGGTTTAAAGTTTCTGTTTGACCTGATTGAAATATGGCTCGTTTGTTTCAAGCATTACCAGACTCAAATGTACAATAGTCTGTTGGAGTTCACAGAAATTATAACCTAGTCTCTAAGGTAATTAAGAAAAGAGCATCTGTTCAGAGAATGTTACATAAAACCTTTTATTTTCACAGCCAGTGAGCTGCAGTCCATGCAGATGGAGTGTAATGGTCTTCAGAAGGAGTGCTCCGTCCTGCGTTCTGAAAAACAAGACACAGTGAATAAGCACCAGAAGGAAAGGAGCAGTTTGCAAAGTGAGTGTGCTTCCCTCAGGGCAGAGAAGGAGGAACTCCTCAAGACTCACCAGAAAGAGAAGGGCAACCTGCAGAGTGAGTGCACagctctgcgctctgagaaagAGGCCGTGCTgcagagacagcagcagctggagaaaGACCTTGCCAGGTCAGTGCACTGAGCTACATCACCACGAGCTCAGCTCCCCCCCCCTTTGTGCTTCCTCAGTCTCATTTGCTTGACTGTATTCCAAGATGTTTCACTGCACAGTTTACTCTTCTCTTCGTGTGATCCTTCACCTTTTGAactcagtgttgttttgtttctggtagTTCGCGTGCCCAGAATTCTGAGCTGAGCAACAGCCTCAAAGCCCTGGAGAGATCCCAGCAGGAGTTGGAGAAGAGGCTGGCGACCCTGCAGCTCCAGCATCAGCAGGACAGCACCAAGCTGCAAACCCAACTGGATGAGGCAGACAGCCGCAGCAAGGCTCTGCAGAGAGAGGTACGTTCTCCAAAGACCAGAAAATTAGCCAAAGTGTCAAGCATCTCAGAATCACTCCCAGGAATTAACAGTAGAGCTAAGAATAAACCTGGCATTTACCCCTTGTGTACAGTTGTTGTTACTCAGTCAGTTTCTAATCCTGTGACTAATTTAACAAATACTGCTCCATTATAACCAGTGCAGCTGTCTACATCGCCTGCACTGGTCACTGCCCAAGCTGGCCAAAGTCTTCAAGTCTatatacaaataaattattgtgtATTGATCTGTGAGATATGTGAAAACAGCCCTGAGTGCACAGCAGCGCCGTGGCAGAATGGATCCAGTGTAGAAACTGCCTGaggactgcagctgctgctgctgacacgcTGCTTTACAAGGTGTTACAGTATTTATGAAACTTCCTACATGCACACTCAGCGAAGGGTAGAAGTTCTCTGTTGAGAGCAAATAAAATCACACTGTAATGACGCACAGAACTATAAAATTAGATTAAACCCGGCGTCAAGGATCAAGTATGAATAACCAGTAAGTTCTGATATGAAGGCATCTCTCCATGTAGATTTCGTCACCCTTTATGCTGGTAGTAGTGAAACCGTAACACTATTTCTCAATGAGAAAGTTGATAAAAGGGTTAACCCCAGTGCCTAAGACATAGGATCAATCAAACAGACCAATGTGCAACTCCATTTAGGGCTGATTTTCACTTGATAACTACAGGCCCTGATcctttatctgtctgtctgggcCCTTGACTGCTTTTTATCTGGGCATGTAGTGTCTCATGATGTTTAAGTGATTTATTTGCCTGCACACATTATTTGATATTGTATCCTCACTCACTATCAGTTATAATGTAATAAGAGGTTTATCAGACAGTCAGCAGCCTGCAGTCATCTAATCCAAATGTTTTTTACTTGTTCTGGTCATCAGAGAGgatgtttaaagggacagttcacctcagaATTTTTCTTCTCTTACCCATAGCGCTGTTTGTCagattgctttggtgtgagttgccatgtGTTGGAAATATCAGGTGtcgagatgtctgccttcattGAATACAGTGGAgttagatggcactcggcttgagGTACACAAGCctagtgtcatctagttccaatATATTCGTGAGATggcagacatctccaacacCGGGCAAGCCACACCAAAACCATTTAGATCGATAAAAAGCACTGCAGGCAAGAGGACAAATATTAATTCTTGATTTTGGaagtaaactgtccctttaggaCATTAAGACTAGGATGATTTCCTGAGGTCGAAAAGAGATTTCTTTACTCTGCCTAAAAGTAGGACCAAGTATGTGTCCCTGAGAATTTGTGCCCAGTTAGTACTGATCTTTTGCTTTGAGAAAGCTAATAAATACACGTCCTGAACTCATTACCTACTGTGATTTTCATTGATCCCACCCACCCCGGGACACAGACTGCATTAATGGCCTCCTCCACTGGCTCATAGATACTAAGTAAGTCACTAAAGCTGTTTTGAAGTGACTCGCAGCCTCTCTCTTAAAACAAAAGGTTGTGAAACTTAAAGCATCCCACAATCCGAACAGCCCACGGTAAGAGGTTGTTGTTGGAGGTGCCACAATGTTGTATGCTCCCAGTCAGGTTTAACAGGCTGGATGGGGATGGATCAGCCACTGTGACTCTCAGACAGGAGCAGCACTGTTGAATAGCAGAAAGCAGAGATGAAGTCATCCTTAACCACAAGTCATTCATCCCAATGTAGTGTGACTCATTCAGCTTCTAAATAAATGTGGACTAAGTGCTCTCACTGTGCCCTTCGCTCGTCCTGTTAGGCCCTGTTGGAGGACAAAGACTGAAAGAAACTGTCAACACCTTGAATCAATCACTGATACTCACATCAGCAACCTTTGGCCGCAGCATGCTCCTTTGTTAGCCAAATATACCATGAACAAACATCTGAATGAAATGAATTTGTCTTGTCATTACTTTAAAGCAGTACTTCACCTCCCAAATTATAacttgtatatcagttactcaccgtgcgttaccttgaattcatgaaaagaaatttgtttttctcacacacCTTCACAgtaaacgaagaatccaaaaaagcaaacattccTTATGAATTAAATCCAATGGGGACcactttaacagcagcaaaactatatcaaaacatcctttcaaaAACTCATACAACAGTTTTATATTTATAGTGTTTTATTtggcaaactttattaaataaaaatgcatgtgtgtgggaaGTGTTGAGCATATAGCTGGATAAAAGAGACTTTATTATTCTGCACGAGTTGTGGGAGAGTTTTTTAACAAGTGTTTTTGAGatagtttgttgttgttaaacgtggtccccaTTAGGGATGTTTCTCTGGCAACTAAacgaaaattttaattaagactagtcgactagtcttaaaaaaggaaaacactcagaaaacagtcaaaatttagcacaattcGTTGTTAAGTATTTATAACATGGtgctgtctgacggctctgtagctcccactagtggcgggcagctgcatgacagttaagcggccttgtacgtgaataaaacactaattggtttaacCGACTAATATTTCTAGTGTCGACTAGCAAAGGGGCGGATGTTTAATTGTTTAAATGACTAATCGCGTGCATCCCTAGTCCCCAGTGACCAGGTTTTCCTCActaattcaaggtaacacacgGTGGGTAATTGGCACACAAATGGTCGTTTcaggtgaagtgttcctttaagttGAAAATAATAACTTGCTTTACGCAGTATGAGGAGGCTCAGACGGAGCTGTCAGACCTGAAGGAAAAATACGAGAAGACTGAGCAGGAGAAACAGTCGCTTAGGGAGGAGTTTGAGGAGTGCAAAGCCAACATGAAGGACTTACAGGACAAAGGGACAAAGGTGAGTGCTGGTTATTATACACTAACAAAATCACATATAACTGTTTGACAAATAACATATTAAAATGTGCTTAAAGTGTAGAAATAATGATCTGCaatgaagttaaaaaaacagcaccaTAGCTTTGCATAAGAAGCAAACATCTTCAGTTGATTTGGTTTTagaagcatgagctttgcttcaGATTTTGCAACAATACAATGAGCATCTGTTTATTTTGTATACCTCCAGGCATAAAACATGAATCTTTTAAAGgattcacaaaatattttttatctcAGCAGCACACCTGCTCCTCTTTACTCATCCGCTGTCTTTCACTGTTGCTTTTAGACATTGACAACCGTGTGTGACTTTGAGATTTGTG harbors:
- the slmapb gene encoding sarcolemma associated protein b isoform X1 yields the protein MDEKELSDPLNNVSLIKDDLTRSNMGSSGESEKIIQRLNDELREAQEQANTEKHKFMELQGILQEERKENKKQADESAKQIKHLQAQLRQLQDETDILREQIDVTSGSHDELQSAHDEVKALKRALEAATTERDRDVAIIQNNLATVSKDLDKWRQTANKYEREIENLQRDLQQQSKQWQKTAEIQASELQSMQMECNGLQKECSVLRSEKQDTVNKHQKERSSLQSECASLRAEKEELLKTHQKEKGNLQSECTALRSEKEAVLQRQQQLEKDLASSRAQNSELSNSLKALERSQQELEKRLATLQLQHQQDSTKLQTQLDEADSRSKALQREYEEAQTELSDLKEKYEKTEQEKQSLREEFEECKANMKDLQDKGTKTSLLLPVQAIVIGLILALLYWCFGALW
- the slmapb gene encoding sarcolemma associated protein b isoform X2, which codes for MDEKELSDPLNNVSLIKDDLTRSNMGSSGESEKIIQRLNDELREAQEQANTEKHKFMELQGILQEERKENKKQADESAKQIKHLQAQLRQLQDETDILREQIDVTSGSHDELQSAHDEVKALKRALEAATTERDRDVAIIQNNLATVSKDLDKWRQTANKYEREIENLQRDLQQQSKQWQKTAEIQASELQSMQMECNGLQKECSVLRSEKQDTVNKHQKERSSLQSECASLRAEKEELLKTHQKEKGNLQSECTALRSEKEAVLQRQQQLEKDLASSRAQNSELSNSLKALERSQQELEKRLATLQLQHQQDSTKLQTQLDEADSRSKALQREYEEAQTELSDLKEKYEKTEQEKQSLREEFEECKANMKDLQDKGTKKPWMIWGPVAAVALTAVTAAVLFRT